The following coding sequences are from one Arthrobacter sp. PvP023 window:
- a CDS encoding FtsK/SpoIIIE domain-containing protein: MKIRLTLRREPADAKDLAVTVDGLATVADIATQLWAADLERRGTQPPENLSLCIDEAFVAGGMRGNILNRTDNLLESGLRPGSIVSLTQVSEQFGAPGANRGPAAATLRVLSGPDVGQEFSLPSGTSYIGRDRDVDIRLSDPMTSKRHARITVGETVEIVDTNSANGLIMDGLPVTRATLNSSDTVTLGDTTVSVVGLGHHGGAPTSPLVDFNRSPRVVPRFAPPKRVLPAGPKRQEHHPFPYIMLMAPLMMGAILFAVTGNVLSVLFMMMMPLFIIGHYVDQKMQGKRERKEQLKQFREAMAAFRKDITELQHIERSVRLQEAPSVSDTVDSIYKLGPLLWTHRPEHSGFLGLRFGLGTAPSRISFDEPSSNETEAEYMQEIQACLKQFQDIEGVPIVSQLRSAGAFGLAGARGLVDDVARGMVLQTVGLHSPAEVVVTAITSAKSRERWNWLQWLPHVGSGHSPLSGDHLAAGPAGGSSLLARLEDLIDQREAGAQSPRPVPRAGLDGEKGDIPGPVLPSVLLIVEDDAPVDRGRLTRLVERGPDSGVHVMWVATSVQSLPAACRDFMVVDGDHGTTTGQVRLGRHTYPVSCESLDADLATQLARMLSPVIDVGKPVDDDSDLPRAVSYVSLIGKDFMDNPQAVADRWKENNSVHATAVANRKDNGTLRALVGSKGIEPLYLDLKNEGPHALVGGTTGAGKSEFLQSWVMGMAAAYSPDRVSFLFVDYKGGAAFADCLHLPHTVGLVTDLSQHLVRRALTSLRAELHYREHLLNRKKAKDLLGLQREADPEAPPYLIIIVDEFAALATEVPEFVDGVVDVAARGRSLGLHLILATQRPAGVIKESLRANTNLRVALRMADEDDATDILGVPTAAYFDPSIPGRGAAKTGPGRIQGFQTGYAGGWTTDKPQAPQIDIVEMAFGSGPGWAAPAPEKPVREEPAGPNDIARMTANIIKAAEVLSIAPPRKPWLNELAKTYDFSKLPNPRTDERLLLGVADDPAHQDQPTVFYEPDRDGNMAIYGTGGSGKSAALRGIAIAAAVTPRGGPVHVYGIDCGSSGLKMLDGLPHVGEIINGDDVERVGRLLRWLRDVADDRAARYAEVRAATIVEYRKLANDPDEKRIFILVDGMSNFREAYEYSRLSALWDIFLQLATDGRPLGIHLVVTGDRPNSVPASLLASIQRRLVLRLSSEDDYISLDVPKDVLSQASPPGRGLLGGHEVQLAVLGGDSNLALQAREVHKLSEAMLRQGVEKAPQIERLPEQVDLDILPAGSRDLPVIGVDDETLQPAEIMAKGPLLVAGPPGAGRTVALVTMAYALRRSNPGTELIYIGSRRSAVASLKVWNRALVGAEDVEAAIDGLVDYSSENPGRLAIFIEGLTEFTDTGAESGIEQLVTTSIKADQWVVGESETSTWSSAWSLSQPFKSGRRGLLINPGDIEGDSLLSTSLGKISSDFIPGRGYIVGRGKVRKLQIALPPENRSQADPDLNRVGAAR, encoded by the coding sequence ATGAAAATCCGACTGACGCTGCGCCGGGAACCCGCCGACGCCAAAGACCTCGCCGTAACCGTTGACGGCCTCGCAACGGTGGCGGACATCGCCACCCAGCTGTGGGCTGCCGATCTTGAACGGCGGGGCACCCAGCCGCCGGAGAACCTGTCGCTCTGCATCGACGAGGCATTCGTCGCCGGCGGAATGCGCGGCAACATCCTCAACCGCACGGACAATTTGTTGGAATCCGGGCTCAGGCCCGGGTCCATCGTTTCGCTGACGCAGGTCAGCGAGCAGTTCGGGGCTCCGGGTGCGAACCGCGGACCCGCAGCCGCGACCCTCCGCGTCCTGTCCGGGCCCGACGTCGGGCAGGAATTTTCGCTGCCCTCCGGCACCAGCTACATCGGTCGGGACCGGGACGTCGACATCCGGCTGTCGGACCCCATGACCTCCAAACGGCATGCCCGCATCACCGTGGGGGAAACCGTTGAAATCGTGGACACGAATTCCGCCAACGGGCTGATCATGGACGGGTTGCCGGTCACCCGGGCAACACTGAACTCCTCGGACACCGTGACCCTGGGCGACACCACCGTTTCGGTCGTCGGGCTGGGCCACCACGGGGGTGCACCGACGTCGCCGCTGGTGGACTTCAACCGCTCGCCGCGCGTGGTGCCGCGTTTCGCCCCGCCCAAGCGCGTACTCCCGGCCGGCCCCAAACGCCAGGAGCACCACCCCTTCCCTTACATCATGCTGATGGCGCCGCTGATGATGGGCGCCATTTTGTTTGCCGTCACGGGCAACGTGCTCTCGGTCCTGTTCATGATGATGATGCCGCTCTTCATCATCGGCCACTACGTGGACCAAAAGATGCAAGGCAAGCGGGAACGCAAAGAGCAGCTCAAGCAGTTCCGCGAGGCGATGGCGGCGTTCCGCAAGGACATCACCGAGCTGCAGCACATCGAGCGGTCGGTGCGCCTCCAGGAGGCTCCGTCCGTCAGCGACACCGTGGATTCCATCTACAAGCTGGGACCGTTGCTTTGGACCCACCGGCCCGAGCACAGCGGATTCCTCGGCCTGCGCTTCGGGCTGGGCACGGCGCCGTCGCGCATTTCGTTCGACGAGCCGTCCAGCAATGAGACCGAAGCTGAATATATGCAGGAAATCCAGGCCTGCCTCAAACAGTTCCAGGACATCGAGGGTGTGCCGATCGTGTCCCAGCTCCGCTCCGCCGGCGCATTCGGGCTCGCCGGCGCCCGCGGCCTCGTAGACGACGTGGCCCGCGGCATGGTCCTGCAGACCGTGGGCCTGCATTCCCCGGCCGAAGTGGTGGTTACGGCAATCACATCGGCCAAATCGAGGGAACGCTGGAACTGGCTCCAGTGGCTGCCGCACGTCGGCTCGGGACACAGCCCGCTCAGCGGCGACCACCTGGCTGCGGGACCTGCCGGCGGATCTTCCCTCCTGGCCCGGCTGGAGGACCTCATCGACCAGCGCGAGGCGGGCGCGCAGTCTCCCCGTCCCGTGCCGCGGGCAGGCCTCGACGGAGAGAAGGGCGACATCCCCGGTCCCGTGCTGCCCTCCGTGCTGTTGATCGTGGAAGACGACGCACCGGTGGACCGCGGCCGCCTGACACGGCTCGTGGAACGCGGGCCGGATTCGGGCGTCCACGTCATGTGGGTAGCCACCAGCGTCCAGTCACTTCCGGCCGCGTGCCGCGACTTCATGGTGGTGGACGGCGACCACGGGACCACCACCGGCCAGGTCCGGCTGGGCCGCCACACCTACCCGGTCAGCTGCGAAAGCCTCGACGCCGACCTGGCCACCCAGCTTGCCAGGATGCTGTCACCGGTCATTGATGTGGGCAAACCCGTGGATGACGACTCCGACCTTCCCCGTGCGGTGTCCTACGTGAGCCTCATCGGCAAGGACTTCATGGACAACCCCCAGGCGGTCGCGGACCGGTGGAAGGAAAACAACTCGGTCCACGCGACCGCCGTCGCAAACCGCAAGGACAACGGCACGCTCCGGGCCCTGGTGGGATCCAAGGGCATCGAACCGCTGTACCTGGACCTGAAGAACGAAGGCCCGCACGCCCTGGTGGGTGGCACCACCGGCGCCGGCAAGTCGGAATTCCTGCAGTCCTGGGTCATGGGCATGGCTGCGGCCTACAGCCCGGACCGGGTGAGCTTCCTGTTCGTCGACTACAAGGGCGGTGCCGCCTTCGCCGACTGCCTGCACCTGCCCCACACCGTGGGACTGGTGACCGACCTCTCGCAGCACCTGGTGCGCCGCGCCCTGACGTCGCTGCGGGCTGAACTGCATTACCGGGAGCATCTGCTCAACCGGAAGAAGGCCAAGGACCTCCTGGGCCTGCAGCGCGAGGCGGATCCCGAGGCTCCGCCGTACCTCATCATCATCGTGGACGAGTTCGCTGCCCTTGCCACGGAGGTCCCGGAGTTCGTGGACGGCGTCGTCGACGTGGCAGCCCGCGGCCGGTCCCTGGGCCTGCACCTGATCCTTGCCACCCAGCGGCCCGCCGGCGTCATCAAGGAAAGCCTGCGTGCCAACACCAACCTCCGTGTTGCCCTCCGGATGGCGGACGAGGACGATGCCACGGACATTCTCGGTGTGCCCACCGCGGCGTACTTCGACCCCTCCATCCCCGGCCGCGGCGCGGCGAAAACCGGCCCCGGCCGGATCCAGGGCTTCCAGACCGGCTACGCAGGCGGCTGGACCACGGACAAACCGCAGGCGCCCCAGATCGACATCGTGGAAATGGCCTTCGGCTCGGGACCCGGCTGGGCCGCGCCGGCGCCTGAGAAGCCGGTGCGGGAGGAGCCCGCAGGGCCGAACGACATTGCCCGGATGACAGCCAACATCATCAAAGCCGCGGAAGTGCTGTCCATCGCGCCGCCCCGCAAACCGTGGCTCAACGAGCTGGCGAAGACTTACGATTTCTCCAAGCTTCCCAACCCCAGGACCGATGAACGCCTTCTCCTGGGCGTGGCCGACGACCCGGCACACCAGGACCAGCCCACCGTCTTCTATGAACCCGACAGGGACGGCAACATGGCCATCTACGGGACGGGCGGCTCAGGTAAGTCGGCCGCCCTGCGCGGCATCGCCATCGCCGCGGCAGTGACTCCTCGCGGTGGCCCCGTGCATGTCTACGGCATCGACTGCGGTTCGTCGGGACTGAAGATGCTCGACGGACTCCCGCACGTCGGGGAGATCATCAACGGCGACGACGTCGAACGTGTCGGCAGGCTGCTGCGGTGGCTGCGCGATGTTGCCGACGACCGCGCTGCCCGCTACGCCGAAGTCCGGGCCGCCACCATCGTGGAATACCGGAAACTGGCCAATGACCCGGATGAGAAGCGGATCTTCATCCTGGTGGACGGCATGTCCAACTTCCGGGAGGCCTACGAATACAGCCGGCTGTCAGCGCTCTGGGACATCTTCCTTCAGCTGGCAACGGACGGCCGGCCGCTGGGCATCCACCTGGTGGTCACCGGGGACCGGCCCAACTCAGTACCTGCTTCGCTGCTGGCTTCGATTCAGCGCCGCCTGGTCCTGCGGCTCTCATCCGAGGACGACTACATTTCGCTGGACGTGCCCAAGGACGTCCTGAGCCAGGCCTCGCCCCCGGGCCGCGGACTGTTGGGAGGGCACGAGGTCCAGCTTGCCGTCCTCGGAGGCGACTCGAACCTGGCGCTGCAGGCCCGCGAGGTGCACAAGCTCAGCGAGGCCATGCTGCGCCAGGGCGTGGAAAAGGCACCGCAGATCGAACGCCTGCCCGAGCAGGTGGACCTGGACATCCTTCCCGCGGGAAGCCGGGACCTGCCGGTTATCGGCGTCGACGACGAGACGCTCCAGCCGGCCGAGATCATGGCCAAGGGACCGCTGCTCGTCGCGGGCCCGCCGGGTGCCGGCCGAACGGTTGCGCTGGTCACCATGGCCTACGCGCTGCGCCGGTCCAACCCCGGCACCGAACTGATCTACATCGGCTCGCGCCGGTCCGCCGTCGCATCGCTGAAGGTCTGGAACCGTGCCCTCGTGGGAGCCGAAGACGTCGAAGCGGCAATTGACGGGCTGGTGGACTACTCCTCGGAGAACCCCGGCCGGCTGGCCATCTTCATCGAGGGCCTGACCGAGTTCACGGACACGGGCGCCGAGTCCGGCATCGAGCAGCTGGTCACCACCTCCATCAAGGCTGACCAGTGGGTGGTGGGGGAGTCTGAGACGTCCACCTGGTCCTCCGCCTGGTCACTGTCGCAGCCGTTCAAGTCCGGACGGCGCGGACTGCTGATCAACCCCGGCGACATCGAAGGCGACAGCTTGCTGAGCACCTCGCTCGGCAAGATCAGTTCCGATTTCATTCCGGGCCGCGGCTACATCGTGGGACGGGGCAAGGTCCGCAAACTGCAAATTGCCCTGCCGCCGGAAAACCGCAGCCAGGCCGATCCGGACCTCAACCGGGTGGGAGCCGCACGGTGA
- a CDS encoding FHA domain-containing protein, whose product MVSSSYTPGTWLGVVRAGTAVLLPPATPPALVDSLWELLGGEPEVHEVLHAVTSASSGSLAQIPWFGIVDFRESLRVFLRGDIELTAHLAAGEVELNGSDVTTWTERRLSEPEWYTVSVAGNGAGAAELPLGEGVVLLQSLTAGRVPGDRPSRPASPVIEVPVTELPAPREQDSVRLPVMLPVEVPASEPVPDVPVEAVPVEAVAAESGASAEHGASAETVMGVPDEDFENADDEATVLPDDTGSDDSGSDEAGADEAGSDVPGAAAPAESQDPVPANELTGSYDHLWEKTVVRRIEDAAVRDEPEDEPSVADAAAVAAEADSPEGTVDGVGDQQPAAAQEQQQPAPVQPLIPAGQGGLIDSVPWHTGGDKPARPSGPPSFVPASSGVGSHDIPDRGSPAALPPALEGDHDGQTIMKSDLAGLGTAPQVQAPAGGNEPATGPMVLARVCPQGHANPPTHSQCAGCGMALASDAVQVRRPRLGRVRVSTGELIDLDQSLVIGRQPSVSRVQGGGMPRLVQVASPSGDISRSHVEVRLEGWHVMLCDLKATNGTVLVREGQPPRRLAQNEMAILLDGDIAELGDDVSLRFEEIL is encoded by the coding sequence ATGGTCTCAAGTAGCTACACCCCGGGAACCTGGCTTGGCGTGGTCCGGGCGGGGACCGCTGTGTTGCTACCGCCCGCCACGCCACCCGCGCTCGTGGACTCGCTCTGGGAGCTTTTGGGCGGCGAGCCTGAGGTCCACGAAGTACTTCACGCGGTGACCAGCGCCTCCTCCGGCTCGCTGGCGCAGATTCCCTGGTTCGGCATTGTGGACTTCCGGGAATCCCTTCGGGTCTTCCTCCGCGGCGACATCGAGCTGACGGCACACCTCGCCGCAGGCGAAGTGGAATTGAACGGCAGCGACGTCACCACGTGGACCGAGCGGCGCCTCAGCGAACCGGAATGGTACACAGTGTCCGTTGCGGGTAACGGGGCCGGTGCAGCTGAACTCCCGCTCGGGGAGGGGGTTGTCCTGCTGCAGAGCCTCACGGCGGGCCGTGTTCCCGGCGACCGGCCGTCCAGGCCGGCATCTCCCGTCATTGAGGTGCCCGTGACGGAGCTGCCCGCGCCACGGGAGCAGGACTCCGTCCGGCTCCCGGTCATGCTGCCCGTCGAGGTCCCCGCATCCGAACCGGTCCCCGACGTGCCCGTTGAAGCCGTGCCCGTCGAAGCCGTCGCTGCCGAAAGCGGTGCATCGGCTGAACACGGTGCATCCGCCGAAACCGTGATGGGCGTACCCGACGAAGACTTCGAAAATGCCGATGACGAAGCCACTGTGCTGCCGGATGACACAGGTTCGGATGACTCAGGATCGGACGAGGCAGGTGCCGACGAGGCAGGTTCGGACGTGCCCGGCGCCGCCGCTCCTGCTGAATCGCAGGATCCGGTTCCCGCAAACGAGCTGACGGGCAGTTACGACCACCTGTGGGAAAAGACCGTGGTGCGGCGCATTGAGGACGCCGCGGTGCGGGACGAGCCCGAGGACGAGCCTTCCGTGGCCGACGCTGCGGCTGTGGCCGCGGAGGCGGACAGCCCGGAAGGTACCGTCGACGGCGTCGGCGATCAGCAGCCGGCGGCAGCGCAGGAGCAGCAGCAGCCTGCCCCCGTCCAGCCGCTCATCCCTGCGGGCCAGGGCGGCCTGATCGACTCCGTTCCCTGGCACACCGGTGGCGACAAGCCCGCCCGGCCCTCCGGGCCGCCGTCGTTCGTTCCGGCTTCCTCGGGTGTCGGATCCCATGACATCCCGGACCGGGGCAGCCCGGCCGCATTGCCGCCGGCACTCGAAGGCGACCACGACGGCCAAACGATCATGAAGAGCGACCTCGCCGGGCTCGGGACCGCACCTCAGGTGCAAGCCCCGGCCGGCGGAAACGAACCGGCCACCGGGCCCATGGTCCTGGCCCGCGTCTGCCCGCAGGGCCATGCCAACCCGCCTACGCATTCACAGTGCGCCGGCTGCGGCATGGCGCTTGCGTCCGACGCCGTGCAGGTCCGGAGGCCGAGGCTGGGGCGCGTCCGGGTATCGACCGGTGAACTGATCGACCTGGACCAGTCCTTGGTGATCGGCCGCCAGCCGTCGGTCTCCAGGGTGCAGGGCGGAGGCATGCCGCGGCTCGTCCAGGTGGCCAGTCCCAGCGGTGACATCTCCCGGTCCCATGTTGAGGTCCGCCTCGAAGGCTGGCACGTGATGCTGTGCGACCTCAAGGCCACGAACGGAACCGTCCTGGTTCGGGAGGGGCAACCGCCCCGGCGCCTCGCCCAGAACGAAATGGCCATCCTTCTTGACGGTGATATTGCAGAACTCGGCGATGACGTGTCGCTGCGGTTCGAGGAGATTCTATGA
- a CDS encoding serine/threonine-protein kinase, with the protein MSTKRPVAPPPAIPGFTYVSLLGSGGFSDVYLYEQDRPRRKVAVKVLLSDLKTEGARRRFESEANLMAQLSSHPYIVTIFEAEVTEDGHSYLAMEYCSRPSLDVRYRRQRFSVDEVLAVGIQVASAVETAHRAGIAHRDIKPANILVTDYNRPALTDFGISGTLGSDTDEDAGMSIPWSPPEQFRDGPVDGVMVDVWALGATLYTLLAGRSPFVLPGADNSQRELISRITNSPVPRLGRADVPESLELALATAMAKSAASRYSSAHAFALALQRIQAELNLSVTPFEVLEEAHGEEQHPDDGFEETRVRSIASVDPDQTGNAPTFPARTRPAAFTPVVPAAPPAGPAPGPVPGPGARPDQHDDWSQGTMLRGSVASGLRPGGRRDAADDATVHRGAPGRPAGWQGAPAGRNDRGEEHVAATVNRPQALQEATAEDPADHSKRNLWLAVAGGAVLVVAVVVGLVLGASRPEPVVEPTGQVSKPPADAIGDGTVPDVTNIKAVTEAGKVRFTWTNPQPKPGDTYKWQLTNYGQEEGPFQSSKEAQAEVAYGKADFFCIKVMIVRSDGSASPMTSRDAYSCMPS; encoded by the coding sequence ATGAGCACCAAGCGGCCCGTAGCCCCGCCGCCCGCCATTCCAGGATTCACGTATGTCAGCCTGCTGGGTTCGGGCGGCTTCTCCGACGTCTACCTGTATGAACAGGACAGGCCGCGCCGCAAGGTGGCCGTCAAGGTGCTTCTCTCCGACCTGAAGACAGAGGGTGCCCGGCGCCGCTTCGAATCCGAAGCGAACCTGATGGCGCAGCTGTCCTCGCACCCTTACATCGTCACCATCTTCGAGGCCGAGGTCACCGAAGACGGCCACTCCTACCTGGCCATGGAGTACTGCTCCCGGCCCAGCCTGGACGTCCGATACCGCCGCCAGCGGTTCAGCGTGGACGAGGTCCTTGCTGTCGGGATCCAGGTGGCCTCCGCCGTCGAGACCGCCCACCGCGCCGGCATTGCCCACCGCGACATCAAACCGGCCAACATCCTGGTGACCGATTACAACCGTCCGGCGCTGACGGACTTCGGCATCTCCGGCACCCTCGGCAGCGATACCGATGAGGACGCCGGGATGTCCATTCCCTGGTCGCCGCCCGAACAGTTCCGGGACGGTCCGGTGGACGGCGTGATGGTGGACGTCTGGGCGCTCGGGGCCACGCTGTACACACTTCTGGCCGGACGGTCGCCGTTCGTCCTGCCGGGTGCCGACAATTCGCAGCGTGAACTGATTTCCCGGATCACCAACTCACCGGTGCCCCGGCTGGGGCGTGCGGACGTTCCCGAATCGCTGGAACTCGCGCTGGCCACGGCGATGGCCAAGTCGGCAGCCTCGCGCTACTCTTCGGCCCATGCCTTCGCGCTGGCCCTGCAGCGGATCCAGGCCGAACTGAATCTCTCAGTCACGCCCTTCGAGGTCCTTGAGGAGGCACACGGCGAGGAACAGCATCCGGACGACGGCTTCGAAGAAACCCGGGTCCGCAGCATCGCCTCGGTGGACCCCGACCAGACAGGGAACGCTCCGACGTTCCCGGCCAGGACACGACCCGCTGCCTTTACTCCCGTCGTGCCGGCCGCACCGCCGGCAGGGCCGGCTCCCGGGCCTGTCCCCGGACCGGGCGCCCGTCCGGACCAACACGATGACTGGTCGCAGGGCACCATGCTGCGGGGGAGCGTCGCGTCGGGGCTGCGGCCCGGCGGTCGCCGCGATGCGGCCGACGACGCGACCGTCCACCGTGGTGCTCCCGGCCGCCCTGCAGGGTGGCAGGGCGCCCCTGCGGGCCGGAACGACCGGGGCGAGGAGCACGTGGCCGCCACGGTCAACAGGCCGCAGGCGCTGCAGGAGGCCACGGCCGAGGACCCGGCCGACCACAGCAAACGGAACCTCTGGCTGGCCGTGGCGGGCGGCGCCGTGCTCGTCGTCGCCGTCGTGGTGGGGTTGGTGCTGGGTGCATCCCGGCCGGAACCGGTGGTTGAGCCCACCGGACAGGTTTCCAAGCCGCCGGCGGATGCGATCGGGGACGGCACGGTTCCGGACGTCACGAACATCAAGGCCGTCACGGAAGCAGGCAAAGTCCGGTTCACGTGGACCAACCCGCAGCCCAAACCGGGCGACACGTACAAGTGGCAACTGACTAATTACGGTCAGGAGGAGGGGCCCTTCCAATCCAGCAAAGAGGCCCAGGCCGAAGTGGCTTATGGCAAAGCGGATTTCTTCTGCATCAAGGTCATGATTGTCCGCAGTGACGGGTCCGCATCTCCGATGACCAGCCGGGACGCATACTCATGCATGCCGTCGTGA
- the ligA gene encoding NAD-dependent DNA ligase LigA gives MTGAGTREADTAREQVPSGAVREEYENLVEEVRKHRFAYYQEDAPIISDAEFDELFRRLETIEAMHPELVANDSPTQEVGGEVSAAFAAVEHLQRMYSLEDVFSLEELEAWIAKAEASVVKLGNGSDGPAWLTELKIDGLAVNLLYRDGKLVRAATRGDGYTGEDITHNVLTIKEIPQQLTGGNYPAEMEVRGEVFIPSKAFAEFNEALIEAGKAPLANPRNAAAGSLRQKDPAETAKRPLRMYVHGIGAREGLQTVSQSDTYRQLAEWGLPTSPYFEVLGSLKEVLDFIKRYGDKRHSLTHEIDGIVVKVDDFATQRALGYTSRVPRWAVAYKYPPEEVHTKLLDIAVNVGRTGRVTPYGIMEPVKVAGSTVGMATLHNQDVVKAKGVKIGDIVVLRKAGDVIPEIVGPVLALRDQQDPPVRDFVMPTECPSCGTPLAPGKEGDVDIRCPNSRSCPAQLRERVFHVASRGAFDIEALGWEAAIALTQPAEPATPPLTSEAALFRLTREDLADVRIRREKRSKGVATGEFELVPYFYTKGTAKSPSKPTATTEKLFTELEKAKSQPLWRVLVALSIRHVGPRASRALATAFGSMDAIRQASEEELAHVDGVGPVIAAALKEWFAEDWHREIVDAWAEDGVRMEDEQDESTPRTLEGLTVVVTGSLEGFSRDEAKEAILIRGGKASGSVSKNTSYVVAGENAGTKLDKAEQLGVPVLDEDGFRALLANGPADSGDATGSADSTGSADSTGPADSSDPAETADHQEEQPE, from the coding sequence ATGACCGGGGCAGGCACCCGCGAGGCGGACACCGCCCGTGAACAGGTGCCCTCCGGTGCGGTGCGCGAGGAATATGAGAACCTGGTGGAAGAGGTACGCAAGCACCGCTTCGCGTACTACCAGGAGGACGCGCCCATCATTTCGGACGCTGAGTTCGACGAGCTCTTCCGGCGCCTCGAAACAATCGAGGCAATGCACCCGGAACTCGTGGCCAACGACTCGCCCACCCAGGAAGTGGGCGGCGAAGTGTCCGCCGCGTTTGCCGCCGTCGAACATCTCCAGCGGATGTACAGCCTGGAGGACGTCTTTTCCCTTGAGGAACTTGAAGCGTGGATCGCCAAGGCGGAAGCGTCCGTGGTCAAACTGGGCAACGGCAGCGACGGACCCGCATGGCTGACTGAACTCAAGATCGACGGCCTGGCGGTCAACCTGCTTTACCGTGACGGCAAACTGGTCCGCGCCGCCACCCGGGGGGACGGCTACACCGGCGAGGACATCACCCACAACGTCCTGACCATCAAGGAGATCCCGCAGCAGTTGACCGGCGGGAACTATCCGGCCGAGATGGAGGTGCGCGGCGAGGTCTTCATTCCGTCCAAGGCCTTCGCCGAATTCAACGAGGCCCTGATCGAGGCCGGCAAGGCGCCGCTGGCCAACCCGCGCAACGCGGCCGCCGGCTCGCTCCGGCAAAAGGATCCCGCGGAAACTGCCAAGCGCCCGCTTCGCATGTACGTGCACGGCATCGGTGCCCGCGAAGGGCTGCAGACAGTCAGCCAGTCGGACACCTACCGCCAGCTTGCCGAGTGGGGCCTGCCCACCAGCCCGTACTTCGAGGTCCTCGGCAGCCTCAAGGAAGTACTTGACTTCATCAAACGCTACGGCGACAAACGGCACAGCCTTACCCACGAGATCGACGGCATCGTCGTCAAAGTGGATGACTTCGCCACCCAGCGCGCCCTCGGGTACACCTCGCGGGTGCCCCGCTGGGCCGTCGCCTACAAGTACCCGCCGGAGGAAGTCCACACCAAGCTGCTGGACATCGCGGTCAACGTCGGACGCACCGGACGCGTCACCCCCTACGGCATCATGGAACCCGTGAAGGTTGCCGGGTCCACAGTAGGAATGGCCACGCTGCACAACCAGGACGTGGTCAAAGCCAAGGGCGTGAAGATCGGCGACATCGTGGTGCTGCGCAAGGCCGGGGACGTCATCCCGGAGATCGTGGGGCCGGTGCTCGCCCTCCGTGACCAGCAGGATCCGCCCGTGCGGGACTTCGTGATGCCCACTGAATGCCCCTCCTGCGGGACGCCGCTCGCCCCGGGTAAGGAGGGGGACGTGGACATCCGCTGCCCCAACTCCCGCTCCTGCCCGGCGCAGCTGCGCGAACGCGTCTTCCACGTGGCCAGCCGCGGCGCCTTCGACATCGAAGCCCTCGGCTGGGAGGCGGCGATCGCCCTGACCCAGCCGGCGGAACCAGCGACGCCCCCGCTGACCAGCGAGGCCGCCCTCTTCCGGCTCACCCGCGAAGACCTTGCCGATGTCCGGATCCGCCGCGAGAAGCGGTCCAAGGGCGTGGCTACGGGCGAATTCGAACTCGTGCCGTATTTCTATACAAAAGGCACGGCCAAGTCCCCGTCCAAACCGACGGCCACCACGGAAAAACTGTTCACCGAGCTGGAAAAGGCCAAGTCCCAGCCGCTGTGGCGGGTCCTGGTCGCGTTGTCCATCCGGCACGTCGGCCCCCGGGCGTCGCGGGCGCTTGCCACGGCCTTCGGCTCGATGGACGCAATCCGGCAGGCCTCGGAGGAGGAACTCGCCCACGTCGACGGTGTGGGTCCGGTGATCGCGGCTGCACTGAAGGAGTGGTTCGCCGAGGACTGGCACCGCGAAATCGTGGACGCCTGGGCCGAGGACGGCGTGCGGATGGAGGACGAGCAGGACGAATCCACCCCGCGGACCCTGGAAGGGCTGACGGTCGTGGTCACCGGAAGCCTTGAGGGCTTCAGCAGGGATGAAGCCAAGGAAGCCATCCTCATCCGCGGTGGCAAGGCGTCAGGATCCGTGTCCAAGAACACCAGCTACGTCGTGGCCGGCGAGAACGCCGGAACGAAGCTGGACAAGGCCGAACAGCTCGGCGTGCCGGTGCTGGACGAGGACGGCTTCCGCGCGCTGCTGGCCAACGGCCCCGCTGACTCCGGGGACGCGACCGGTTCGGCTGACTCCACCGGTTCGGCGGACTCCACCGGTCCGGCGGACTCTTCGGATCCCGCGGAAACCGCGGACCACCAGGAAGAGCAGCCGGAATGA